A genomic stretch from Falco naumanni isolate bFalNau1 chromosome 4, bFalNau1.pat, whole genome shotgun sequence includes:
- the LOC121086533 gene encoding uncharacterized protein LOC121086533, giving the protein MEPPHPAGLCLPAASRAPRPGGSSISLWTVVAAVQAVERSVDAHAARLLSLERRTVTTEKKYFDCEKTVVEFGSQLESKLAVLGTLIQEYRQLQQRLESMENLLKNKNFRILQLPPGDAVPKGPVVFESTATCFSAQDWENLEEWQRELYKNVLRGKNESLISLDYVISKPDLLSQLQRGEVPCEGDEAASPEIPAEPDPLLFKLEESRQDSREGAQESLKGGTMPEEPGADHSIPELSFVGSVKQEEEQCAEEQGAMENAEFTELSAVPADNMVTFQTEQLDSEGHPQSSEPPAIKSEDLLFQGPSKALPLDSQCRSPVQQGSQSESRLVPSTLGKEGPGKSNAVTFYGHSCPKKRPHSCTACGKGFCLRKMVTTHQESHGMQCRSAHAGEEGFLHQQRQRTRAEDRTHVAKERFKQNQNAKAHTSVPAMDKVYSSPRHMKSIDANGSCKPSQRDCPQGRPYKCEKCQEYFSQKKTLIIHQRVHLGRSGRIFWCSYCGKTFTHPSELLQHQRVHTGERPYQCNECPKHLNQKQHLLQHEKIHLRKRNCVVTQSVRKAPLPSCLEPERENSFPYAYLRSKQGLNDPRSAPCLRRCGAARASGPPAGGRHSARRRAAAGGAARRPRSTAASRRCRAGVGPAAEAMAGPRVGRAEAVAARLLRLEARLARAERQLRAALALRGRLQALERRLESGGGGGASRVPVRRGAAGGGREAARRGTARLPLSLEDVWLQFSEREWRALRGWQRALHRAVMRSNYHMLLSLELDGAGGDAQAQAEDGSQPYAPGSEGGDDSAEPAETCAEDGPIHIKQEEELCVADQQKRGAEEVPEEPCPAKQAFCEPEASSQTKKGKEACARELPGAEGEDLPRGPDAGFQTYATDVLSWIKQEEEPRCPERQDLEKEEEISTDPSAVHDENTKRDPPEDCLESMVCDAEVPRRPGEKFSKDPSPGVTWDSQWNSEMMETNTTRNGLGGDTQYDQGFDERLDFFSTQENSVGKRPCTYNKCERNSTQQDHLQTPQGAREGEIFPGHACEKNLNERVFHPLHPQPCALGEKGIGQGAAPATCEGLPAGPQLVARTECGGQNPAGGTRLRDYNSLSGEEQPSAESEENFPTENALASPCCDHGQDRSESCTRCRQHFMPRGSPAGQQQSQGRGKSYICSDCGKSFICHSWLVRHQMTHTGERPYKCSECDKSYRRKDYLLNHQRRHSGEGLFQCPLCRKRFVLRRSLMKHQETHMQETHLTLAGWPCTEIRGSVMHSI; this is encoded by the exons ATGGAGCCCCCGCATCCGGCCGGCCTCTGCTTGCCCGCCGCGAGCAGAGCCCCGCGACCCGGCGGCTCCAGCATCTCGCTGTGGACGGTGGTGGCGGCCGTGCAGGCAGTGGAGCGGAGCGTGGACGCCCACGCCGCGCGGCTGCTCAGCTTGGAGCGCCGGACGGTGACCACCGAGAAGAAGTACTTCGACTGCGAGAAAACGGTGGTGGAGTTCGGGAGCCAGCTGGAAAGTAAGCTGGCCGTGCTGGGCACCCTCATCCAGGAGtacaggcagctccagcagcgcCTGGAGAGCATGGAGAACCTCCTGAAGAACAAGAATTTTAGGATCCTGCAGCTGCCCCCGGGGGATGCGGTCCCCAAG GGCCCGGTGGTGTTTGAAAGCACTGCCACTTGCTTCTCTGCACAGGACTGGGAGAACCTGGAGGAATGGCAGAGGGAGCTGTACAAAAACGTGCTGAGAGGGAAGAATGAATCCCTGATCTCTCTGG ATTATGTAATCTCCAAACCTGACCTCCTGTCCCAGCTTCAGAGAGGAGAAGTGCCTTGCGAGGGGGATGAGGCAGCTTCACCAGAGATTCCAGCAGAACCAG ATCCTCTGCTGTTTAAACTTgaggagagcaggcaggacagcagaGAAGGAGCGCAGGAAAGCCTGAAAGGAGGAACGATGCCGGAGGAACCTGGAGCTG ACCACAGCATTCCAGAGCTGAGCTTTGTGGGCTCTGTGAAGCAAGAGGAAGAGCAGtgtgcagaggagcagggagccaTGGAGAATGCAGAGTTTACAGAGCTCAGTGCGG TTCCAGCAGATAACATGGTAACATTCCAAACAGAGCAGCTGGACTCTGAGGGACACCCCCAAAGCTCAGAGCCCCCTGCAATAAAGTCAGAGGACCTGCTTTTCCAAGGTCCCAGCAAGGCGCTGCCTCTTGATAGTCAGTGCAGGTCTCCTGTGCAGCAGGGAAGCCAGAGCGAGAGCAGGCTGGTACCGTCCACTCTGGGGAAAGAGGGTCCTGGCAAAAGCAACGCTGTCACCTTCTATGGACATAGCTGTCCCAAGAAGAGACCTCACTCATGTACAGCGTGTGGGAAGGGCTTTTGTCTGAGGAAGATGGTGACGACTCACCAGGAGAGCCATGGCATGCAGTGCAGAAGTGCGCACGCTGGAGAGGAGGGCTTCCTCCATCAGCAGCGCCAGCGGACCCGTGCAGAAGACAGGACCCACGTGGCCAAGGAGAGATTCAAGCAGAACCAGAATGCAAAAGCCCACACCAGTGTCCCAGCCATGGACAAGGTGTACAGCAGTCCCAGGCACATGAAAAGCATTGACGCCAACGGCAGTTGCAAGCCAAGTCAGAGGGACTGCCCACAGGGGAGGCCTTACAAGTGTGAAAAGTGTCAGGAGTACTTCTCCCAAAAGAAAACTCTCATCATCCACCAGCGCGTACACTTGGGCCGGAGCGGAAGGATCTTCTGGTGCTCATACTGTGGGAAGACCTTCACCCACCCctctgagctgctccagcatcaGAGGGTCCACACAGGGGAGAGGCCGTACCAATGCAACGAGTGCCCAAAGCACCTCAACCAGAAGCAGCACCTCCTCCAGCATGAGAAGATCCACCTGCGCAAGAGGAACTGTGTGGTCACGCAGAGTGTGAGGAAGGCACCACTACCCAGCTGCT tGGAACCTGAGCGCGAGAACTCTTTTCCGTATGCCTATCTGAGATCCAAACAGGGCCTGAATG ACCCCAGATCCGCCCCGTGCCTCCGGCGGTGCGGTGCCGCCCGCGCCTCGGGCCCTCCCGCCGGGGGGCGCCACAGTGCGCGGCGCAGGGCGGCGGCAGGGGGCGCTGCGCGGCGGCCGCGGAGTACGGCGGCGTCGCGCCGGTGTCGCGCCGGCGTCGGGCCGGCGGCAGAGGCCATGGCCGGTCCCCGTGTCGGGCGAGCGGAGGCGGTGGCGGCGCGGCTGCTCCGCCTGGAGGCCCGCCTGGCGCGGGCGGAGCGGCAGCTGCGGGCCGCGCTGGCCCTGCGCGGCCGGCTGCAGGCGCTGGAGCGGCGGCTGgagagcggcggcggcggcggggccagCCGGGTGCCGGTgaggcgcggggcggccggcggcgggcgggaggcggcgcggcgcggcacGGCGCGGCTGCCGCTGAGCCTGGAGGACGTGTGGCTGCAGTTCAGCGAGCGTGAGTGGCGGGCGCTGCGCGGCTGGCAGCGGGCCCTGCACCGCGCCGTCATGAGGAGCAACTACCACATGCTGCTGTCCCTCG AGCTGGACGGCGCCGGCGGGGACGCGCAGGCCCAGGCGGAGGACGGGAGCCAGCCATACGCTCCGGGCAGCGAGGGCGGTGATGACAGCGCCGAGCCTGCAGAGACCTGCGCCG AAGATGGCCCAATCCATATTAAGCAAGAGGAGGAGTTGTGCGTTGCAGATCAGCAGAAAAGGGGAGCTGAAGAAGTTCCTGAAGAGCCCTGCCCGG CCAAGCAAGCGTTTTGTGAGCCTGAAGCTTCAAGTCAGACCAAGAAAGGCAAAGAAGCATGtgccagggagctgccaggTGCAGAGGGTGAGGACCTCCCAAGAGGCCCTGATGCAG GATTTCAGACTTATGCAACTGACGTTTTATCATGGATTAAACAAGAGGAGGAGCCACGCTGCCCTGAACGACAAGACttggagaaagaagaagaaatctcTACGGATCCAAGTGCAG TGCACGATGAAAACACAAAGAGGGACCCTCCAGAAGATTGCCTTGAGAGCATGGTGTGTGATGCAGAGGTACCGAGAAGACCTGGAGAGAAGTTTTCCAAGGATCCTAGTCCTGGAGTGACATGGGACAGTCAGTGGAATTCAGAAATGATGGAAACAAACACCACCAGGAATGGCCTTGGGGGTGACACTCAGTACGACCAAGGGTTTGATGAGCGCTTAGATTTCTTTAGCACTCAGGAAAATAGTGTTGGAAAGAGACCATGCACGTACAACAAATGTGAGAGAAACTCCACCCAGCAGGATCATCTTCAGACTCCCCAGGGAGCCCGAGAAGGGGAGATATTTCCGGGCCATGCATGTGAGAAGAATCTCAACGAAAGGGTGTTCCATCCACTGCACCCACAGCCGTGTGCTCTGGGTGAGAAAGGAAtcgggcagggggctgctcctgccacctgcgaggggctgcctgcagggccGCAGCTGGTGGCCCGTACCGAATGCGGAGGACAAAACCCTGCGGGTGGCACCAGGCTTCGTGACTACAACAGCCTCAGCGGAGAGGAGCAGCCATCTGCAGAAAGCGAGGAGAACTTCCCCACAGAAAACGCATTAGCCAGCCCCTGCTGTGATCACGGGCAGGACAGGTCGGAGTCCTGCACCCGCTGCAGGCAGCACTTCAtgccccggggcagccccgcaggccagcagcagagccagggcaggggcaaATCCTACATCTGCAGTGACTGTGGGAAAAGCTTCATTTGCCATTCGTGGCTTGTTAGGCACCAGATGACTCATACAGGAGAGAGGCCATACAAGTGCTCTGAGTGTGATAAAAGCTACAGGAGAAAGGATTACCTTCTAAACCACCAGCGCCGGCACTCAGGAGAGGGGCTCTTCCAGTGCCCCCTCTGCAGGAAAAGATTTGTGCTCAGGAGGAGTTTGATGAAACATCAGGAAACTCACATGCAAGAAACACACCTGACATTGGCCGGTTGGCCCTGCACAGAGATCAGGGGGTCTGTGATGCACTCCATATAG
- the LOC121086996 gene encoding zinc finger protein 777-like yields MAVRRTVVHCRFEAGKPHAAEAVLVPSVPAQRTSAVVPGTFNNGAVCEGKDLEDWQKELYKKVIKENYESLTTLGKDYAVPKSNIQVRETLPVKHQQDFEERQISTSLGAGCGGPVIRSELQSHAKSAENTELQGSFSGGT; encoded by the exons ATGGCGGTCCGGCGGACG gTTGTACACTGTCGCTTTGAAGCAGGGAAGCCACATGCTGCGGAAGCGGTCCTGGTTCCTTCTGTCCCTGCACAGCGGACATCAGCTGTG GTGCCTGGGACATTTAATAATGGTGCAGTGTGTGAGGGGAAGGACTTGGAAGATTGGCAGAAAGAACTTTACAAGAAGGTGATAAAGGAGAATTATGAATCTTTAACCACGCTGGGTAAAG ACTATGCTGTTCCCAAAAGCAATATCCAGGTGAGAGAAACACTGCCTGTCAAGCATCAGCAGGATTTTGAGGAAAGGCAGATTTCCACAAGTCTTGGTGCAG GCTGCGGCGGTCCTGTGATCAGATCCGAGTTGCAGAGTCACGCAAAGagtgcagaaaatacagaactgcaGGGATCATTCTCAGGAGGAACTTGA